The Chamaesiphon minutus PCC 6605 DNA window CATTACTACTTTATTAGACCTGTGCAAAGACTCGATCGAGCATGGCACACCCTCTAAAGCCACCCTGCCAATCTGTAACGTCAACCGCGCAGTCGGCACCATCCTCGGTAACGAAATTACCAAAAAACACTGGCACGGACTCCCCGAAGATACTGTTCACCTCCACTTCAAAGGCAGTGCCGGACAAAGCTTCGGTGCCTTCGTACCCAAAGGAGTCACCCTCGAACTCGAAGGCGATGCCAACGACTACATCGGCAAAGGACTTAGCGGCGGTAAAATCATCCTCTACCCCTCGCCCAAATCCACCTTCATCGCCGCCGAAAACGTCATCGTCGGTAACGTCGCCCTCTACGGAGCCACCAGCGGCGAAATCTACATCAACGGCATGGCAGGCGAACGCTTCTGTGTCCGCAACTCTGGTGTGAGTGCAATTGTGGAATCGATCGGCGATCACGGTTGCGAATACATGACAGGCGGACAAGTTATCGTCTTGGGTACCACAGGACGCAATTTCGCGGCGGGAATGAGTGGTGGTGTTGCTTATATCCTCGACGAGCAGGGTGATTTTGCGACGCGCTGCAATACCCAGATGGTGGGATTGGAAACCATGAGCGATCCTGAAGAGATTGGGAAGTTGAAGGGTTCGATCGAGAAACATGCCCAATATACCAAGAGTCAAAAAGCGATCTCGGTGCTAGCTAATTGGGATGAGATGGTGCCGAAGTTTGTGAAGGTGATGCCGCGTGACTATAAACGGGTGTTGCAAGCGATCCAGAATGCGCTGGCTTCGGGGTTGAGTGGTGATGATGCTCTAGATGCTGCTTTTGAGGAAAATTCTCGCGATGTGGCTCGCATTGGGGGAAGTTAATCTAAATGGCATCTCACCCGCCTTCAGGATTGCTTGTTAGGGTGGGTGAGATTTCAAAATCATCCTATATAACAGTTAAATTACCCTTTGATTAACTGTGTCAAAATTCGATCGATTTAGAAGGTTTAGATATTATTAGAATCGATCGGTTACACGGCAGTATAAATTAAATTCCAAAATTTCAAATTAAAATATAGTTAATAAAATGCAAACTAGTATTACAATCAATACAGTAAATATTTTTATTGAAATTGAAAATCTAACAAATATTAACACAGCAAACATTAGTGCAACTACGAATAGTAATGCTTTCGTAATGAATGGTGTGTAAAAACATAATAAAGTCGTATACTGTTAAAGGCTGAAAACCTTGATTTCTCGTCGCCATTTTTCAATTATTTAGAAATAAAGTTGTATACTTTGATTGCGCTATCTATCCAGATAGAGATAATAAAGTTGTATACTATCTCAAAAGCTTTGCTCTGATTAGGTTCTAGCTCAATCTTTTCTCAGTTAAGTGTCAAAAATACGACTAATGTCTTGCTCGCAGTGAACCATGCTATTAAAGGCAAAATTTAGTTGAGCTTTGGCTCGATTTATGAATTCGGGTTATCAATTTTTATTCAGATATTAGGCGTGAAGAATTGGTGCTAAATTTTATAGGATTGATAAATCCCCTGATGATTTAGTGCATATCGATCGACCGAAAGCAAATAGATGCTTTGATTTTCAATCTGACAAGTTGCCAAGAGGTTAAGCTAAATATCCCAACTTGAGCAGAGGGAAATAGCTTTGCGGCATACTAGAAGAATGAAGTAAATAGAGTAGCTATGCCAGAACCAATTACCACCATGACTGCTAGCGCGATCGCGTCTCTTGCCTTTCAAGAGTTTGTGAAGTCTGGGACGGGAGAACTCGCGAAGAAGTTTACCGCAGGAGCGATCGTTAAGATGGAACAGTTACGAGAACTGATTTGGAAACGTTTGGCTGGGAAGCATCCGGCGGCTGATGCGGCGATCGAAAAGGCTAAGGCTGGAGAACAGGAGGGAATTGACACGGTGGCAACGTTTTTAGGTGTCGAACTGTTAGATCGGGAGTTTGCTGGGCAGGTGCAGGCGATCGCTCATGAAATCAATGCTGGGAAATTAGTAGATCGGAGTTCGATGGTTCAGAACAATTACGATAATGCTAAGGGTTGGCAGACGAAGGTGGAGGGTGGAACAGCTTATATTGGCGAAATTCACATCTTGGAAAAGCGGTCTGAGCCTTGATGGTTATTTAAGGGCGATCGAGAATCTAGGATATGCAGCAAGACAACCGAGATAATGCAACAGGTTTCCAAATAGATGCAGATAATTCAACAGTTTATGCTGGTATAAACCACGTATATCAGTCGTCTCGTCCGCCCAAATGTATTCCTTTTCAGGCGTTGGCGTTGCCAAAGGATTATGTCGATCGACCAGAAATTCGACAATTAATTAAATCAAAGTCGCTCGATTCACTCCCTTCCAAAGCTGGAATACTGGCGGTAAGTGTAATTTACGGGATGGGTGGAGTTGGTAAATCAGTAATTGCAGCAGCACTAGCACACGATATTGAGGTGCAAAGTGTTTTTGTTGATGGGGTGCTGTGGGTAACTTTGGGACAAAGCCCAGATCTGTTACCGTGCCTGTATGCTTGGGTTCAATCTTTAGGAGACTACGACTTTAAGCCCACAAACATTGATTCTACCTCCTCTCATCTTCGTAGTTTGTTGCGCGACAAAAAGATCCTACTGGTGGTGGATGATGCCTGGAATAACGATAGTGTAGTTCCTTTTCTGGTAGGCGGTGAAGGATGTCGAGTATTGGTAACAACTCGTGAAGCCGATATACTTGATGCTGAACGGATTGAGATGGATGTCATGTCTCAATCAGAGGCTTTAGACCTATTGATGAGTAGGGCAAAAATTCAATCATTAGCGGATTTAACGGCTGAAGAGATTAAACAATCACAAAGGTTAATTGATGTCCTTGGTGGCTTGCCATTAGCAGTCGATCTAGCTGGGGCACAGATTGCTGATGGTATGAGTTGGTCTGAATTATTAGAGGATTTGGAGGCGGAGATTGCCTATCTAGAATCGCTGGATCGACCGAATTTTGGGGGAGAGAGAAATGACAAAAATCGAAAGCGATTGAGTTTAAAAGCGTCATTGAATTTGAGCTTGAAGTTATTGACAGCAGAACAGTTACAACAGTTTGCTTGGTTGGGAGTCTTACCAGAGGATGTCTCAATTCAGCCAGAAATGGTGGCTACGCTGTGGTATATGCCAATCAAAAAAGCTGGGGCAGTCTTGCGAACTTTTAGAGCGAAAGCTTTGCTATTATCTGGGGTGGAAGGAGTAAGGAAAGGATCGAGTTATCGAATCCACGACTTAATGCACGATCTGGCAAGGGGTTTACTGACGAGTGCGGGTGAGAAGGATATTCCAGGTTTAGAGCTGGAATGGAATGACACGCATGGAATTTTGCTCGATCGATATCGTCAGCAAACTACGGAGGGTCAATGGCATACGTTACCAGATGATGGATACATTCACGCTCATTTAGCTTGGCATTTAGAAAAGGCAGGCAGATCGGATGAATTACATTTATTGCTACAGAAAGTGACAACAAGGGGGCGGAATGCTTGGTATGAAGCCTGCCTATCTCTAGGTCAGAATGCAATATTTGTCACCGATCTGGGACGGGCTTGGCAATTAGCCGAAGAAATGTATCAAAGAGATACCTCACAATCGATCGGTTTACAAGTTAGGTATGCGTTGATTTTTTCTAGCTTAAATAGTTTGGCTGTTAATATTCCTTCTCAATTAATGGCTGCATTAGTAAAAAAGGAAAAGTGGTCGCCTAACCAAGCGTGGATTTATGCTCGACAATCAATAAAATCACATTCAAATAGTGAGATGATTCGAGATCTGGCACCCTTTCTACCACCGATGCTGCTTTCAGAGGCATTAGTTATAATGAGTGAATTTCAAGATGATGCTCAAAACCTGAGTTCGATGAGGCTGTGCCTCATCATCAAATCAAGTCTCTGACTGTGCTTGAGTCATAAACATCAATTATTAAAATGAGATATTTCCAAGTCATTATCAATAAGCTTTGATTATTGATAATGACTTGGAAGTAAAACGTCGATCGATAATTACAAATAATTAACAATTAATAAGTTATTAAAAGTTCTGAGGAGCGGTCGGCAAATAAAAGTACAAATAGCATTGCAACCCTTATGTATAATCTCTGATTCTGGTTAAATTAATATATATATTAGAAAACCACACTTAGATGATGGACTTAACCGAACTATTTTGTGAAATAGATGATTTCTGCCAAGATTGGCTAGCAACTTTTTCATCAATATCTTTCCCTGCCAACGGTAATAGCTTACCAAAACGCTGCGGCCTATCACTGAGCGAGGTCATGACTATTTCTATTCATTTCCATCAGTCAAGCTATCGAACATTTAAGGATTATTACCTCAAAAATGTTTGTCAAAACTTAACTGATTATTTTCCAAAGTTGGTTAGTTACAATAGAATGGTGGAGTTGATGCCAAATGTTTTAATAGCTTGCCTTTATTATCTCAACTCTCGTCAAGGTAAGGTGACTGGAATTAGTTTCGTGGATAGCACGGCTATTCCAGTTTGTCACCCAAAAAGAATTAAAAGAAATAAGGTTTTCAAAGAAACTGCCAAGCTGAGTAAGAGTTCTATGGGATGGTACTTTGGATTCAAGCTTCATTTAATTATTAATGATTGCGGAGAGATATTAAGCTGCAAAATCACACCTGGCAATGTCGATGACCGCACACATTTGCCATCAATGACACAGGGAATATCAGGAAAAATATTTGGAGACAAAGGATATATTAAGAAAGAACTATTTGAAGAATTATTAAATAAAGGATTGCAGCTAATTACGCCACTAAAATCTAATATGAAAAACAAGCTCATCTTGATGGATGACAAAATATCACTTCGGAAACGCTCGCTGATTGAAACGGTAAATGACCAGTTAAAAAATATTTGTTATTTAGTCCATTCTCGCCATCGGAGCTTGCATAATTTCATGCTAAATCTGATTACAGCATTAATTGCTTATACTCATCAACCTAAAAAGCCGAGTTTGAAGCTAGATGAGCCTGCTCAAAACTTCTTTAGTATTGTTCCTATTTAGCCGATTATTTATTTATTAACTTAACTCAATATTTTCAATCATTAATCATCTTAATGATGGGTTTTATCGTGCCAAAATTTACATAAAATTTGCTATTAAGCTGAACATGTTGTCACATCTGAGTTCGATGAGGCTATGCCTCATCGAACTCAGGTTCCGACGATCGAACCATCTATTCTCAAAAATTCACTAAAATCAGTCGAACTAAACTGCTACAAGCTTTTTGAAGATTAGATTTCAACAATCTACAAGCACCCCACACTAAATCTAAAACTCCATAAATCCTACGGGGACAAGAGTGTAGGTAATTTCTCACCAATTTCGGCTCTCACAGACACAGGTGCTTGTATTTTTAGTCAGTCTGAATCTGTGTCCAAGAAAGTGCTGGCGGCTTCCAATCAACAGATTTTATCAATCTATATCGCAACCAGCGAGTGCGTTCAGATCCTAACCGATCGATCCAATAAGGTAGAGTTATCTCCCCATACTCGTCTTGAGTAAGCCATTTCAAAGCTCCTTGCTGATGCTCATTTGTAAGTAAATCGATCGAGTTTACCAAGTCGCGACTCTCACCCAAACAAATATTGCCGAACCTGACGACCGAACTTGGATTGACCATCGCATTATGAAGTCGTTCTGCAAGATTGAGGATCGATCGATCTTCTGCTGCATCG harbors:
- a CDS encoding NB-ARC domain-containing protein yields the protein MQQDNRDNATGFQIDADNSTVYAGINHVYQSSRPPKCIPFQALALPKDYVDRPEIRQLIKSKSLDSLPSKAGILAVSVIYGMGGVGKSVIAAALAHDIEVQSVFVDGVLWVTLGQSPDLLPCLYAWVQSLGDYDFKPTNIDSTSSHLRSLLRDKKILLVVDDAWNNDSVVPFLVGGEGCRVLVTTREADILDAERIEMDVMSQSEALDLLMSRAKIQSLADLTAEEIKQSQRLIDVLGGLPLAVDLAGAQIADGMSWSELLEDLEAEIAYLESLDRPNFGGERNDKNRKRLSLKASLNLSLKLLTAEQLQQFAWLGVLPEDVSIQPEMVATLWYMPIKKAGAVLRTFRAKALLLSGVEGVRKGSSYRIHDLMHDLARGLLTSAGEKDIPGLELEWNDTHGILLDRYRQQTTEGQWHTLPDDGYIHAHLAWHLEKAGRSDELHLLLQKVTTRGRNAWYEACLSLGQNAIFVTDLGRAWQLAEEMYQRDTSQSIGLQVRYALIFSSLNSLAVNIPSQLMAALVKKEKWSPNQAWIYARQSIKSHSNSEMIRDLAPFLPPMLLSEALVIMSEFQDDAQNLSSMRLCLIIKSSL
- a CDS encoding IS982 family transposase encodes the protein MDLTELFCEIDDFCQDWLATFSSISFPANGNSLPKRCGLSLSEVMTISIHFHQSSYRTFKDYYLKNVCQNLTDYFPKLVSYNRMVELMPNVLIACLYYLNSRQGKVTGISFVDSTAIPVCHPKRIKRNKVFKETAKLSKSSMGWYFGFKLHLIINDCGEILSCKITPGNVDDRTHLPSMTQGISGKIFGDKGYIKKELFEELLNKGLQLITPLKSNMKNKLILMDDKISLRKRSLIETVNDQLKNICYLVHSRHRSLHNFMLNLITALIAYTHQPKKPSLKLDEPAQNFFSIVPI
- the cas5 gene encoding type I-MYXAN CRISPR-associated protein Cas5/Cmx5/DevS, whose translation is MTINKIALQVEVPIACFRDSRAREYIATYPVPPPSTVYGMLLSTVGEENRFRHCGVKLAIAMLSETAKSRVIRKVRRFKERDINSSKNSKPDYQEILTGIKFVVWIDAAEDRSILNLAERLHNAMVNPSSVVRFGNICLGESRDLVNSIDLLTNEHQQGALKWLTQDEYGEITLPYWIDRLGSERTRWLRYRLIKSVDWKPPALSWTQIQTD